From the Solanum stenotomum isolate F172 chromosome 4, ASM1918654v1, whole genome shotgun sequence genome, one window contains:
- the LOC125861892 gene encoding H/ACA ribonucleoprotein complex subunit 2-like protein, whose protein sequence is MGSDSEVEKSGQKEKKKVFALAPIAKPLAGKKLNKRIFKLVRRAAEKKCLKRGVKEVVKSIRRGQKGVCVIAGNISPIDVITHVPILCEEAEIPYIYVSSKEDLANAGATKRPTCCVLVQTKPAKGELSQDDQEKLKTDYDQVVSEVGEMASSMF, encoded by the exons ATGGGTAGCGACAGCGAAGTAGAGAAGAGTGGacaaaaggagaagaagaaggtgtTTGCTTTAGCTCCTATTGCTAAACCCCTTGCTGGAAAAAAACTCAACAAACGCATCTTCAAACTTGTTAGGCGAG CTGCTGAGAAAAAATGCTTGAAGAGGGGCGTTAAAGAGGTGGTGAAGAGTATTCGACGAGGTCAAAAAGG AGTGTGTGTTATAGCTGGAAATATTTCTCCTATTGATGTCATCACCCATGTTCCAATCCTGTGTGAGGAAGCTGAAATACCGTATATCTACGTGTCCTCGAAAGAA GATCTTGCAAATGCTGGAGCCACGAAGAGACCAACATGCTGTGTTTTGGTGCAAACAAAGCCTGCCAAGGGAGAACTTAGCCAGGATGATCAAGAGAAACTGAAAACAGATTACGATCAAGTTGTATCAGAAGTTGGTGAAATGGCATCCTCGATGTTCTGA